The DNA window atctgTTTAAAAAATTGCatgttataattaaattaataaaaaaaagaaataacaatatTATCCGTTATTATTAATCTGTCGgagaattttctttttttgaaaaaaatatttatgattttggttGCCGCTGACACAGTGAGGCATCTCTATTTGTCTGTGTCTTTAAACCTTTCATTTCAATTGATTATTCACCTTATCCTCAATCGTTGAGGAATtgaggttcttcttcttcttctagcaCCCCTCCATGGCAACCATGCCTCTCTTCAAGTCCTTTACAATGGCATCACAATCATGGCTACTCTCTCCCCCGTCACTCTTTTACACCAAACCCAAACACTGCCCTTTTCACTCACTTCGTCATTCTTCTAGACTACTCAGATTTCAAGTTGCATCCTTCAATTCTTCTTCGTTCCTTTCACTTTCACGCTCTCTATGCCTCACCAACAGGAccattcatcattctcctatGCTCACCTTTGTCGCACAAGCGTCAGATTGGGCTCAGCAACAAGAAGTTGattgtgaagaagaagaagcaacgtGGGAGAACGAAGGCGAACCCAAATGGGTAAACCAAGATGATGAAATTGAGGCTGTGATTGATGGTAGTGAGGGAGAAGGGGAAGGTGGGTTTGATGAAACTTCTGAGGATGCAAAACTCTTTGTTGGTAACTTGCCTTTTGATGTTGATAGCCAGAGACTTGCCATGCTCTTCGAGCAGGCCGGAACGGTGGAGATAGCCGAGGTGAGACTCCTTTTGATGAATTCCCTTTTCTGATTTTTGTTTGAtggtgttatttttgtgtttatgcttgtgttttttgtttcaatttcatagtttcaattttaaattgtgACTGCTGTTTGGTTCTGAATTCTGGATTTTGCATTGTAATGTTAGGTAATTTACAATAGGGCAACCGATCGGAGTCGCGGGTTTGGATTTGTAACAAT is part of the Arachis duranensis cultivar V14167 chromosome 1, aradu.V14167.gnm2.J7QH, whole genome shotgun sequence genome and encodes:
- the LOC107488384 gene encoding 28 kDa ribonucleoprotein, chloroplastic, which encodes MATMPLFKSFTMASQSWLLSPPSLFYTKPKHCPFHSLRHSSRLLRFQVASFNSSSFLSLSRSLCLTNRTIHHSPMLTFVAQASDWAQQQEVDCEEEEATWENEGEPKWVNQDDEIEAVIDGSEGEGEGGFDETSEDAKLFVGNLPFDVDSQRLAMLFEQAGTVEIAEVIYNRATDRSRGFGFVTMSTVEEADRAVEKFSGYELDGRTLTVNKAAPRGSQPERSPRTFDSSLRVYVGNLPWDVDNIRLEQIFSEHGKVEQARIVYDRETGRSRGFGFVTMSSETDMNDAIAALDGQSLDGRSLRVSVAEERPRRSF